The genomic DNA AGGGTCATGTTCTTCCTACTACGTATCATTAATAACActctattcttttctcaaacATCCATAGTTCCCAACAGTCGGTCCCCAAAGGCGTCCAGACCTTGAGATAAGACCGAACTAGTCCAGGGGCTTCTACACGATAGCCATCATACATCGACAGGATATCTCGTTCCACCCTGCCGACGAATCTCGTCCATAATTTCCATAACGCGAAGAGTCTCCGACCACGGCATGAGCTCATTCTGCTTCCTGCCCGCCAGTACATCCAATGCCGTATTATCCGCCTCATAGATATACCCCCGCCCAATGCGCGGAAAATCAAACTTCTTGCCTCATTTCTCCGCCGCATTCTTCTCATAAACCGTAAATGAAAGGGGCATAGAAGCAGCCGGACCCTCAACATCAATATATCCCTTCGTCCCCTGAATGCGGGCAATATGAACCGGATCCCCAGGCATCATCGTCGTAGAGCTAACGATACCCTGCCtcccagaagaaagatacCTCAACAGCACCCCAGTCGTAACCTCCACGCCATGAAGATGCGTCTGAGTCGCCAACACCTGCGGAAGCTCCGACGCCCCAGGCGACTTCGGATCCAGAGTAAGCATAGCCCAAGTGAGGGCATAAACACCCAGATCAAGCAGCGAGCCCGCTCCCAGCGCCGGATCCCTGTACCGCGATGTCGGGGGTAAACTGGGGATATCGACGTCGAGGGCGAAATCCACGATCGTCCGAAAGACATCTCcaatcaccttctcctcgtagAGGAGTCTGCGTAGCTCGTGCACGAGCGGACGGTGGCGCAGCCACATTGCTTCGTGGACGTAGACGTTCTTTTCGGCTGCGGCGGCGAACACTTCCCTTGCTTCTGCGGCGTTCAGGGTGAAGGCTTTTTCGCAGAGGATGGGCTTGCCCGCGCGGATGGCGTCTAGGCAGTTTCGTTTGTGGAATGAGTGCGGGGTGCCGATGTAGACTACGTCTACGTTTGGGTCGTTGTAGACTTCTTCGTAGGAGGCGTAGATTGTAGGCGTGCTTTGGGGACAGTACTTGGCTGCGAACTGTTGGCCTTTTTCGAGGGCTGAGGAGCCGATGGCTTGTACTATGTGTTTGACTTTGGGGGTTTCCTGGGGTGTCACTAGGTCTTCGACGAACCAGGATGAAATCAGACCCGTGGCTGGAGGGGATTGTTAGCTTGGTGTTCGTCTATTGTAGAGGGTGAAAGGCTGACTGATTATTCCCCACCGGATGGAAGGGAGTTCGGACATGGCTGGTAATTCGTAATGTAAGTGTGATTTAGTAGGTGATTGTTGAATGTGGTGTCTCTCGCTGGAAGCTGGTTTATAACCTGAGGCCGGAAATTGATTTCCATTGCCGTTCTTACTTACCGAAACTAGAAATACCACCAATTATACGTGGAGTCTCAAGTCACGAGTTCAAAGCCACAAGTCTAACCAGAGAAGGGAAATTCAAACCCCGTCCCATAGGATCCGCTATATCTATATGAACCCAGGGTGCATAAAAC from Aspergillus oryzae RIB40 DNA, chromosome 7 includes the following:
- a CDS encoding Gfo/Idh/MocA family protein (dimeric dihydrodiol dehydrogenase), with protein sequence MSELPSIRWGIITTGLISSWFVEDLVTPQETPKVKHIVQAIGSSALEKGQQFAAKYCPQSTPTIYASYEEVYNDPNVDVVYIGTPHSFHKRNCLDAIRAGKPILCEKAFTLNAAEAREVFAAAAEKNVYVHEAMWLRHRPLVHELRRLLYEEKVIGDVFRTIVDFALDVDIPSLPPTSRYRDPALGAGSLLDLGVYALTWAMLTLDPKSPGASELPQVLATQTHLHGVEVTTGVLLRYLSSGRQGIVSSTTMMPGDPVHIARIQGTKGYIDVEGPAASMPLSFTVYEKNAAEK